A portion of the Anaerolineales bacterium genome contains these proteins:
- a CDS encoding bifunctional phosphoribosyl-AMP cyclohydrolase/phosphoribosyl-ATP diphosphatase HisIE, with amino-acid sequence MEPKYNDQGLVPAVAQDSRTGEVLMLAWMNSEAWRKTLETREAHFWSRERKSLWRKGETSGNVMKVVEVRLDCDADAVLLQVIPAGPACHTNRRSCFFNLVAGEPRTYQSGFLRRLEDVIADRKAHPQEGSYTGALFREGLNKISQKVGEEATETIVAALGQSGERLTSEAADLLYHVLVLLAARGLTLADVEAELERRHR; translated from the coding sequence ATGGAGCCCAAATACAACGATCAGGGATTGGTGCCCGCCGTCGCGCAGGATTCGCGGACCGGCGAAGTGCTGATGCTGGCGTGGATGAATTCCGAGGCCTGGCGCAAGACGCTCGAAACGCGGGAAGCGCACTTTTGGAGCCGCGAGCGGAAATCGCTGTGGCGCAAAGGCGAGACATCGGGAAACGTCATGAAGGTCGTGGAGGTCCGTCTGGATTGCGACGCGGACGCCGTCTTGCTGCAGGTGATTCCCGCCGGTCCGGCTTGCCACACCAATCGGCGGAGCTGTTTCTTCAACCTCGTCGCCGGCGAACCCCGAACCTATCAGTCCGGATTTCTTCGGCGCTTGGAGGACGTGATCGCGGACCGCAAGGCCCATCCGCAGGAAGGCTCCTACACCGGCGCGCTGTTCCGCGAAGGGTTGAACAAAATCTCTCAGAAGGTCGGGGAAGAAGCCACGGAAACGATCGTCGCCGCGCTGGGGCAATCCGGCGAACGCCTGACCTCCGAGGCGGCCGACCTGCTGTACCACGTGCTTGTGCTCCTCGCCGCCCGCGGGCTGACTTTGGCGGACGTGGAAGCCGAGTTGGAGAGGCGGCACCGATGA
- the hisF gene encoding imidazole glycerol phosphate synthase subunit HisF, with the protein MLSKRIIACLDVRDGKLAKSVKFVDTKDIGDPVETARRYFESGIDELVLYDITASSDRRAILLDVVSAVAAQVFIPFSVGGGLRTVADCAKVLLAGAEKVNLNTAAVRNPPLIAEASRAFGAQCVVLSMDVLAVPPSPAAPSGYEIVTHGGRTRTGLDALTWARRGEELGAGELVVNAIDADGTQAGYAIDLTRKIAESVRIPVIASGGGGKAEHLLRVLTEGKADAALVASLLHYGIATVAELKKYLDRHGVKVRMT; encoded by the coding sequence ATGCTCAGCAAACGGATCATCGCCTGTCTGGACGTGCGCGACGGCAAACTCGCCAAGAGCGTCAAGTTCGTGGACACCAAAGACATCGGCGATCCGGTCGAAACCGCGCGGCGCTACTTTGAATCCGGGATCGACGAACTGGTGCTGTACGACATCACCGCCTCGAGCGACCGACGCGCGATCCTGCTGGACGTCGTTTCCGCGGTCGCCGCGCAGGTCTTCATCCCGTTTTCGGTCGGCGGGGGATTGCGCACGGTCGCGGATTGCGCGAAGGTTCTGCTGGCCGGCGCCGAGAAGGTCAACCTCAACACCGCCGCGGTGCGGAACCCGCCCCTGATCGCGGAAGCCTCGCGCGCCTTCGGCGCGCAATGCGTCGTGCTGTCGATGGACGTCCTGGCTGTTCCGCCCTCCCCCGCCGCGCCCTCCGGATACGAGATCGTCACCCACGGCGGGCGCACGCGCACCGGCCTCGACGCCCTGACCTGGGCCCGGCGCGGCGAGGAGCTCGGCGCCGGCGAACTGGTGGTGAACGCGATCGACGCCGACGGCACGCAGGCGGGGTACGCAATCGACCTGACGAGGAAAATCGCCGAATCGGTGCGCATCCCGGTCATCGCCTCCGGAGGCGGTGGAAAAGCCGAGCACCTCCTGCGGGTCCTCACGGAAGGGAAAGCCGATGCCGCCCTGGTCGCGTCGCTGCTTCACTACGGGATCGCCACCGTGGCGGAATTGAAAAAGTACCTGGATCGCCATGGAGTGAAAGTGAGGATGACCTGA
- the hisH gene encoding imidazole glycerol phosphate synthase subunit HisH, with product MIHIIDYKAGNITSVQRALAHLGAESVITPDPDILRRAGRVIFPGVGQAASAMRVLRERGLDLALREVFARGIPILGICLGSQIILDRSEEGDTACLGLLPGVSQRFALADPALKIPHMGWNRIRILRRHPVLEGVRPEEEFYFVHSYYPAPDDPQDAIAECEYGRLFPAVIGRGSLIAAQFHPEKSGPAGLRILENFSRWDGRVD from the coding sequence ATGATCCACATCATCGACTACAAAGCCGGCAACATCACCTCGGTCCAGCGGGCGCTGGCCCATCTCGGGGCCGAGTCGGTCATCACGCCCGACCCGGACATTCTGCGCCGGGCCGGCAGGGTGATCTTTCCCGGAGTCGGTCAGGCGGCGAGCGCGATGCGGGTCCTGCGCGAACGCGGTTTGGATCTCGCGTTGCGCGAAGTTTTCGCGCGCGGGATCCCGATCCTCGGCATCTGCCTCGGATCCCAGATCATCCTGGACCGGTCCGAGGAGGGCGATACCGCCTGCCTGGGTCTGCTCCCGGGCGTGAGCCAACGCTTCGCCCTCGCCGATCCGGCCTTGAAAATCCCGCACATGGGATGGAACCGGATCCGGATCCTGCGGCGCCATCCCGTCCTGGAGGGCGTCCGGCCGGAAGAGGAGTTTTACTTCGTGCACTCGTACTATCCCGCGCCGGACGACCCGCAGGACGCGATCGCGGAATGCGAGTACGGCCGGCTCTTCCCGGCGGTGATCGGACGGGGGAGCCTGATCGCCGCCCAATTCCATCCGGAGAAAAGCGGTCCGGCGGGTCTGCGGATCCTGGAAAATTTCTCCCGCTGGGACGGGCGCGTGGATTGA
- the hisA gene encoding 1-(5-phosphoribosyl)-5-[(5-phosphoribosylamino)methylideneamino]imidazole-4-carboxamide isomerase codes for MTDKNELAKFTVYPAIDLRGGKVVRLAQGDPERQTVYGDDPLETARRWQSEGASWLHVVNLDGAFGETTAVNEAALAEILKSGLKIQFGGGMRDIQGIQRALDSGVTRVVIGTAAIENPLLIEVAMRNFGPERLAAGIDARGGKVKIRGWEKDSALDPIELGRRLASQGIRWCIFTDIERDGVSAGINIPATLNLACSTGLRVIASGGAASVQDVRAVAAVGLPGVILGRALYEGAFTLRQALEVLWKPNP; via the coding sequence ATGACGGATAAAAATGAATTAGCAAAATTCACCGTTTACCCCGCGATCGACCTCCGCGGCGGCAAAGTCGTTCGATTGGCGCAGGGCGACCCCGAGCGTCAAACCGTCTACGGCGACGATCCGCTCGAGACGGCCCGCCGCTGGCAGTCGGAAGGCGCCTCCTGGCTGCACGTCGTAAATCTGGATGGCGCCTTCGGCGAAACGACCGCCGTAAACGAGGCCGCGCTGGCGGAAATCCTCAAGTCCGGATTGAAAATCCAATTCGGCGGCGGAATGCGGGATATTCAGGGAATTCAACGGGCGTTGGATTCGGGCGTGACCAGGGTGGTGATCGGTACCGCCGCCATAGAGAATCCTTTGCTGATCGAAGTGGCTATGCGCAACTTCGGGCCGGAAAGGCTCGCCGCCGGCATCGACGCGCGCGGCGGGAAGGTAAAAATCCGCGGTTGGGAGAAAGATTCCGCACTCGACCCGATCGAACTCGGCCGCAGGCTCGCCTCCCAGGGAATCCGCTGGTGCATCTTCACCGATATCGAACGCGACGGCGTCTCGGCCGGCATCAACATTCCCGCAACGCTCAATCTGGCTTGTTCGACCGGCCTGAGAGTGATTGCCTCCGGCGGGGCGGCGTCGGTTCAGGATGTCCGGGCCGTCGCGGCGGTCGGCTTGCCGGGCGTGATCCTCGGCCGCGCGCTGTACGAGGGAGCCTTCACGCTCCGTCAGGCGCTGGAGGTTTTATGGAAGCCGAATCCGTGA
- the hisB gene encoding imidazoleglycerol-phosphate dehydratase HisB — protein sequence MRKATIERKTKETEIRVELDVDGTGRAEVETEIGFLDHMLDHVAVHGLFDLKLNAKGDTHVDLHHTVEDTALALGEAVKQALGDKRGLTRIGHAVVPMDEVLAMAVVDFCGRPHCLVRAEWSLVAIGQLPVTLIEHFFRSFSAAAGATVHVRLLERGDDHHQAEALFKAFGRALDRATQIDPRRAGSIPSTKGMI from the coding sequence ATGCGCAAAGCGACGATCGAACGCAAGACCAAGGAAACCGAGATCCGCGTCGAACTGGACGTGGACGGGACCGGGCGGGCCGAGGTGGAAACCGAGATCGGATTCCTGGACCACATGCTCGACCACGTCGCCGTGCACGGGCTGTTCGACCTGAAGCTGAACGCCAAGGGCGACACGCACGTCGACCTGCACCACACCGTCGAGGACACGGCGCTGGCGCTGGGCGAGGCGGTGAAGCAGGCCCTCGGCGACAAGCGCGGCTTAACGCGGATCGGGCACGCGGTGGTCCCGATGGACGAAGTCTTGGCGATGGCGGTGGTCGATTTTTGCGGCCGCCCGCACTGCCTGGTTCGCGCCGAATGGTCGCTGGTGGCGATCGGGCAGCTGCCGGTGACGCTGATCGAACACTTCTTCCGCAGCTTCTCTGCGGCGGCCGGTGCCACCGTGCACGTGCGCCTGCTCGAGCGCGGCGACGACCATCACCAGGCCGAGGCTTTGTTCAAAGCCTTCGGACGGGCGCTGGACCGGGCAACGCAGATCGATCCGCGCCGCGCCGGCAGTATTCCTTCCACCAAAGGGATGATTTAA
- the hisC gene encoding histidinol-phosphate transaminase produces the protein MPGGPEPEAYTPVIPFEVFESRFSKTGRRIVKLDANENPYGMSDRARQAVATGKYFSIYPDPENTLLRKRLGEFLDLPPERIFTGAGADEPIDVVMSVVLSEGDAIVNCPPTFGMYSFSAGVHRARVLNVGRRPDFSLDAEGIEAAVRAEKRAKILFVCSPNNPDGSLVPDETLRRLLDLPVLVVLDEAYAEFAGASRIRWTLEHDNLAVLRTFSKWAGLAGLRIGYGVFPPSLMGRMMTLKQPYNVNAAAYLAAMASLDDYGAMKTSFEKIIAERERMYARLQTVPWITVHPSRSNFLLCRLAGRDPRAVQKALADRGILVRYFDRPGLRDCLRISVGKPEDTDALMKALEKPA, from the coding sequence CTGCCCGGCGGCCCCGAGCCGGAAGCCTACACGCCGGTGATTCCGTTCGAGGTGTTCGAATCCCGGTTTTCGAAAACCGGCCGGCGGATCGTCAAGCTCGACGCCAACGAAAACCCCTACGGCATGTCGGACCGCGCCCGGCAGGCGGTCGCGACGGGGAAATACTTCAGCATCTACCCGGACCCGGAAAACACGCTGCTGCGGAAACGGCTGGGCGAATTCCTGGACCTGCCGCCGGAACGGATCTTCACCGGCGCCGGGGCCGACGAGCCGATCGACGTGGTGATGAGCGTGGTCCTTTCGGAGGGCGACGCGATCGTCAACTGCCCGCCGACCTTCGGGATGTATTCCTTCTCCGCCGGGGTGCACCGCGCGCGCGTGCTGAACGTCGGGCGCAGGCCGGATTTTTCGCTCGACGCGGAGGGAATCGAAGCCGCCGTCCGGGCCGAAAAACGCGCCAAGATCCTGTTCGTCTGTTCGCCGAACAATCCCGACGGTTCGCTCGTACCGGACGAAACCCTCCGGCGCCTGCTGGATCTGCCGGTGCTGGTGGTGCTCGACGAGGCCTACGCCGAATTCGCCGGCGCCAGCCGGATCCGCTGGACTCTCGAGCATGATAACCTCGCCGTCCTGCGCACGTTCAGCAAATGGGCCGGGCTGGCGGGCCTGCGGATCGGATACGGCGTGTTTCCGCCAAGCCTGATGGGCCGGATGATGACCCTCAAACAGCCCTACAACGTCAACGCCGCGGCGTATTTGGCGGCGATGGCTTCGCTCGACGATTACGGGGCGATGAAAACCTCGTTTGAAAAAATCATCGCCGAACGGGAGCGGATGTACGCGCGGTTGCAGACCGTTCCGTGGATCACCGTCCATCCCAGCCGGTCGAATTTTCTTCTTTGCCGGCTCGCCGGCCGCGATCCGCGCGCCGTGCAAAAGGCCCTTGCGGACCGCGGAATCCTGGTGCGCTACTTCGACCGGCCCGGATTGCGCGACTGCCTGCGGATTTCGGTCGGAAAGCCGGAAGATACGGACGCGCTGATGAAGGCGTTGGAGAAACCGGCCTAA
- the hisG gene encoding ATP phosphoribosyltransferase: MKDRTDIRMALPSKGRLESASLEFLKACGLNVLKPNPRQYQARIPAVPGLTVLFQRPGDIVIGVRQGSLDFGISGADLIEEKKGGEGGVVVLHDSLGFGHCSLVLAAPEEWQDVRSASDLARKAPGMPREGKPLRVATKYPVLTAQFLRANQIQPFELISSEGTLEVAPAIGFADMISDLVETGTTLRDNHLRPLADGEILRSQACLIANRASLKSRPEVLDAAQTLLEYIEAHLRAQEAYLVFANMRGKSQREIAAEIFAQTDLGGLQGPTICEVFTREGAGQGWFAVNVIVRREKIMRAVQELRAIGGSGVVVSPVTYIFEEEPARFARLREELEK; this comes from the coding sequence ATGAAAGACCGAACCGATATCCGCATGGCCTTGCCGTCGAAGGGACGGCTGGAAAGCGCGTCTCTGGAATTCCTGAAAGCCTGCGGCCTGAACGTCCTTAAGCCCAATCCGCGGCAATACCAAGCCCGGATTCCGGCCGTGCCCGGTCTGACGGTTCTGTTCCAGCGGCCGGGCGACATCGTCATCGGCGTCCGGCAGGGTAGCCTGGATTTCGGGATCTCGGGCGCCGATCTGATCGAGGAGAAAAAAGGCGGCGAAGGGGGCGTGGTCGTCCTCCACGATTCGCTCGGATTCGGGCACTGCTCGCTGGTGCTGGCGGCGCCCGAGGAATGGCAGGACGTCCGCAGCGCGTCCGACCTCGCGCGCAAGGCGCCGGGGATGCCCAGGGAGGGAAAGCCTCTGCGGGTGGCGACGAAATATCCCGTCCTGACCGCCCAGTTCCTGCGCGCGAACCAAATCCAGCCGTTTGAGCTGATTTCCTCCGAGGGCACGCTGGAGGTGGCCCCGGCGATCGGATTTGCGGACATGATCAGCGACCTGGTCGAGACCGGGACCACGCTGCGCGACAACCACCTTCGGCCGCTGGCGGACGGCGAGATCCTCCGCTCGCAGGCTTGCCTGATCGCCAACCGGGCCTCGCTGAAGAGCCGGCCGGAAGTGCTGGATGCGGCCCAGACCCTGCTCGAATACATCGAGGCGCACCTGCGGGCGCAGGAAGCCTACCTGGTCTTCGCCAACATGCGCGGGAAATCCCAGCGCGAAATCGCGGCGGAAATTTTCGCCCAGACCGACCTCGGCGGGTTGCAGGGGCCGACCATCTGCGAAGTGTTCACCCGCGAAGGCGCCGGGCAGGGATGGTTCGCCGTCAATGTCATCGTCCGCAGGGAAAAAATCATGCGCGCGGTGCAGGAACTGCGGGCGATCGGCGGCAGCGGCGTGGTCGTCTCGCCCGTGACCTACATTTTCGAGGAAGAGCCGGCGCGGTTTGCCCGGTTGCGGGAAGAATTGGAAAAGTAA